Sequence from the Corallococcus soli genome:
CGTGACACCGCCTTCCTGGCCTCCGGCGAGGCGCTGGAGCGGCCCCGGTGCGGGGGCACCGTGAGCCTGGAGCGTCACGGCGCGCAGCGCCTGGAGTTGAAGGTGGACGCCTGTGACGACAGCTACCTCATCGTCACCGACAGCCACTATCCGGGCTGGGTCGCGACGGTGGACGGGGAGGAGGTCCCGGTGCATCGCGCGAACCTCGCCGTGCGGGCCGTGAGGGTCTCGCGCGGCGCCCACGTCGTCCGCTTCGACTACCGGCCCTGGAGCTTCCGCGTGGGACTGGCCCTGTCGGTGCTGGGGGGATTGGGGCTCGTGGGGGTGGCGTTCTGGCGTCCACGAAGGCGGCATGCCGCGGCGGTGTGATGGGCGGAAGGTTCAGCCTGGAGGTGGGAACTGGCTGTGCCAGTCGCGCTACTCCGCCGCGACCGGTGTCACGGCGGAGAGGCTCACGAAGGCGTCCCGCTTCACCCCGTGCTTGCGGAAGTCCTGCACCGCCCGGGCGAGCGTGGCCGCCAGCAGGCCCAGGAAGGGCAGGTGCTCGCCGCCTTCACAGGTGGCCTGCCCCTGGGTGTCCTCGGCGTCCGGGACGAAGCGCTCGTCCCAGCGCACCAGTCCGAACGTCCCGTCCGCGGACACCGCGCCGTGCACCAGCGGCGTGCCCGCCTTCCGGGCGTGGTCGCTGAGCAACTGACGGCTGTCCTGGTTGTCGAAGGCATCCACCAGCAGGTCCGCGCCCTTGCACAGCGCCTCCACGTTGTCGCGCGTGAGGCGGACGCCGAATGACTCCGCCTTCACGCCGTGCAGGTTGTGGAGCTGGAGCTTCAGCGCCTCCGCCTTGTTCTTGCCGACGGACGGCTTCACGTAGGCCTGCGACAACAGGTTCTTCGACTCCACGCGGTCGAAGTCGATGAACACCAGCGTCGCATCCAGGTTGCGACACAGCACGGCCGCCGTGGAGCCGATGGCCCCCACTCCGCAAAAGACGATGCGCATGGCGGCCCTCAACGCGCCCCGAAGGGCACCTTCGGACGCAGGTAGATGCGCTCCTCACCGTGGGCGCCCCGGAAGCGGTCCACGACGTAGTGCTGGAAGGCGTCCTCGCCCAGGTGGATGCGGTGCAAGCCGGGCACGCCACCGGAGCGCACCAGCTCCACCGCGATGCGCCGCACGTCCGCGTCGCTGATGTAGCGCTCCATCTCCATCGGCACGTCCGCCGACAAGCCGTCATAGGTGATGTTGAGCGTGGCCATGGTGGGCGTCCTCCGGGAAGAAGCGTGGTCCGGCAGGGACCGCGTGGGCCCGGGACGTCACGGGCAGGGGCTTCCTGACGGGCCTGGACCGTGCCAGCAGCCAGGCGGCCCGTGCGAAGGGGCCGTGAAGGCGTCCGGTCCGCGAGTTCATTCCCGACGTGCCCGGTGGACCTCCGTCCCTCGCCTTGCCGCCGGGCCGTGCACAGTGTTGGGCTCCAGGAGGAGCACAACCCATGGAGTCACCCCCGGCACAGCATCCCTGGAACGTGACACCCACGGAGGCCGTGGCGCTGCAGAAGCGCCTGCGTGAACAGCTCATCCTCCAGCCACCTCCGGGCCTGATGGTCACGCGGCTGGCGGGCGCGGACATCTCCACGGAGAAGGGCAACGACACGGGCTATGGCGGCATGGTGGTGCTGGACGCGGAAACGCTGCTGCCCCTCGCGCGGGCGGTGGCCGCGGTGCCGCTGTCCTTCCCCTACGTCCCGGGGTTGTTGTCGTTCCGCGAGCTGCCCGTGCTGGCGGCCGTCTGGGAGCGGCTGACGGTCCGTCCCGACGTGCTCGTCTTCGACGGCCAGGGGACCGCGCACCCGCGCCGGCTGGGCATCGCCTGTCACGGAGGGCTGCTCTTCGACGTGCCCTCCATCGGCTGCGCCAAGTCCCTCCTGGTGGGCACGCCCGGCCGGCTCGCGGAGCGCCGGGGGGCCACCTCCCCCATCACCCACAAGGGGGAGGTGGTGGGCATGGCGGTCCGCACGCGCCAGGGCGTCAGCCCCGTGTTCGTATCCCCCGGCCACCGGATGGACCTGGAGACCGCCGTGGAGTGGGTGCTGAAGGCCAGTCCCCGCTACCGTGAGCCGGAGACGACGCGCCACGCGCACCGGCTCGTCAACGCCTTCCGGCGGGCCGGCGGCGAGGCGGCGGAGCTGGGGGAGGGGAGCCCCGGATGAAGCCCCTGGGATTGACGCTGGTGGTGGCGGGCCTGGGGCTCGTGGTGGTGGGGCTGCTCGTCTGGGCCGGGGCCTTCTCCTGGTTCGGCCGGCTGCCAGGGGACATCCGCGTGGAGAGCGGGCACACGCGCTTCTTCGCCCCGCTCACGTCCATGCTGCTCGTGTCCGTGCTGCTCAGCCTGGGCGCCTGGGTGCTGCGCCGGTTCTTCTAGGCGCTCCTCCTTCGGCGGCCGTGGGCGGTTTTCAGCTCAAGGATGGGCGGGCTCGCCGTCTGTCCGGCGGGACCTGCCTCCATGGGTTGCCTGCCTGCTGCCCGGGCGGACAGGAGGGGGCTCGTCCTGGTGCCGCCAGGGTGGGCGCCAGCCGGACGGGGAGTGGATCCGCGCCGGTGAACCGCGCAGCATGCGGCCCCTGTCTTCCCGGCCCCGCCCGGGAATGGACGCGGCAATTGAAAAAGAGGCGGCGGACAGGCCGTCAGGAGCGAGCATGCGCAGGTTGTCATCCCCGTTGAGCGAGCTGGCGTCGCACTACCCCGTGGTCGTCGTGGGGTCCGGGTATGGCGGTGGCATCTCCGCCAGTCGCCTGGCTCGCGCGGGCCAGCAGGTCTGCGTGCTGGAGCGCGGCCGTGAGCTGCACCCCGGCGAGATGCCGCGCACGCCCAAGCAGGCGCTGGACGAGTTCCAGCTCCACTGCGCGCCGGGCCAGGGCGACCTGGACGTGGGCAGCCCCACCGGCCTCATCGAGGTGCACCGCAACGGGGACGTGTCCGTCATCAACGGGTGCGGCCTGGGCGGTACGTCGCTCATCAACGCGAACGTGACGATGCGGCCGGATCCGCGCGTGTTCGAGGACCCGCGCTGGCCCGAGGCCCTGCGCGCCGACGTGCACGGCCTGCTGGAGGATGGCTTCGCGCACGCGGAGCTGATGCTGCGGCCCCTGCCGTACCCGGAGGACCACCCGCCGCTGCAGAAGCTCAAGACGCTGGGCATCTCCGCGCAGAAGCTGGGCGGCCGGCTGATGCGGCCGCCCCTGGCCGTGACGTTCGAGGCGGGCGTCAACGCCGCGGGCGTGCGGCAGCCGGGGTGCTCGCTGTGCGGTGACTGCTCCACCGGCTGCAACACCGGCGCGAAGAACACCGTGCTGATGAACTACCTGCCGGACGCGCACGCGCACGGGGCCCGCATCTTCACGGAGGTGTCGGTGCGCGCGGTGGTGCCGGACGGCGCGAAGTGGCGCGTCTACTACCGTCCCCACCACACCGGCCGCGAGCGCTTCGACGCGCCCGACGCGTGGCTTACCGCCGACCGGGTCATCCTGGCGGCCGGCACCATGGGGACCGCGGAGATCCTCCTGCGCTCGCGCGAGCAGGGCCTGTCCGTGTCCTCGAAGCTGGGCCACCGTTTCAGCAGCAACGGCGACGTGCTGGCCTTCGGCTACAACCTGGACATGCCCGTCCACGGCGTGGGCCACGGGGAGCAGGACCACGAGACGCGGGACCCGGTGGGCCCCTGCATCACGGGCGCCATCGACCAGCGCGACACGGCGCGGCTGGACGAGGGGATGATCATCGAGGAGGGCGCCATCCCCGGCGCGCTGGCCTCGCTGATGCCCGCGGCGCTCGCGGGCGCATCCGCGATGGTGGGCGAGGACACCGACGAGGGCATCCTGGACTGGGTGCAGGAGCGGATCCGTCAGGCGGACAGCCTGGTGCGCGGGCCGGAGCATGGCGCGGTGGAGCACACGCAGACGCTGATGGTGATGTCCCACGACGAGGCGAAGGGTGAGCTGCGGCTGGAGCACGACCGCGTGCGCCTGCACTGGCCGGACGCGGGCCGCGACCCCCAGCTGGTCCGGGTGGAGGAGCGCCTGCGCCGGGCCACCGCCGCGCTGGGCGGCACCTATGTGCGCTACCCGCTCTGGACGGAGGCCTTCGGCAAGGAGGTGCTCTGCACGCACCCGCTGGGCGGCTGCGTGATGGCCGAGCGCGCCGAGGACGGCGTGGTGGACCACGAGGGGCGCGTCTTCTCCGGGGCCTCCGGCCGCGCGGTGCACGAAGGGCTGTACGTGTCCGACGGTTCGGTGGTGCCGCGCTCGCTGGGCATCAACCCCCTGCTCACCATCTCCGCGGTCGCCGAGCGGGCCTGCGCGCTGATGGCCCGCCGCCACGGTTGGACCATCGACTACGCGCCGCTGCCGGAGGCCGACACCCGTCAGGCCCCCGGGCCCGTGGGCGTGCGCTTCACGGAGACGATGCACGGCTTCATCTCCGGCGCGGTGGCGGCCCCGTTCCTGGAGGCCGGGGACCCGAAGCGCGACGACGCCACCCCCCTGCGCTTCATCCTCACCGTGACGGCGGAGGACCTGGAGGCGACGCTGCGCGACGAGCACCACCCCCTGAAGCTGATGGGCACGGTGACGGCGCCCGTGCTCTCCCCGCGCCCGCTGGTGGTGACGAAGGGCGAGCTGCGCCTGATGACGCGCGAGCACGCCCGGCCGGGCGGTCAGCGGATGGAGTACCTGATGAACCTGCTCAGCGAGGCAGGCGAGCGGTACTACCTGGAGGGCTACAAGGACCTCTACGACGATCCGGGTCCGGACCTGTGGAAGGACACCACCACGCTGCTCGTCTCCCTGCACCGGGGAGACGGGGCCTCGGCGCCGTGCATCCACCGGGGCTTCCTGCGCCTGTCGGCGGCGGAGTTCACCCGGCAGCTCACCACCCTGCGGGTGCTCAACGCCCACGACGGCATGCAGCGGGCAGAGGCGCTGGGCCGCTTCGGGAGCTTCTTCTTCGGCGCCCTCTGGGAGACCTACGGCCTGCGAGTGGCTGCCTAGCAGCCGGGCAGACGGCTCTCCGTTCCGCAGGCCGCGATGGCGTGCCCTCCGGGGTGGGCATGGGCACCCTGTTTCCCACCGGGACCGACAGGGAGGACCCCATGGCTGAAGACCGTGACCCGCAGCGCCGCTCGGGCGCACCCCAGGGCGAGGAGCGTGCGGAGGAGCAACGCGAGCCGTCCATCGAAGAGCGGCGTGCGCGGCGCAGTGCGATGCGAGCAAGTCAGACCTATGCCCGCTTCATCGACCATCTGTGCGAACGGGGAGGCATGTCGCCCGCCGTCGCCCAACAGGCGGCCGTCTCCGTCCTCTGTGGGCTGGAGCAGCGGCTGTACGCGGAGGAGGCGCACGACCTGGAGGCCCAGCTCCCCCGCAAGCTGACGGAGCTGCTGCACCGGTGCGAACGCCACGACGCCGAGTCCCGCCCGGAGAAGTTCGGGCGCGATGAGCTGCTCAAGCAGGTGGGGGAGGACCTCGCCCTGCACCCGGACGCCGTGGAGCCGGTGGTGCGCGCGGTGATGGACTCCGTCCGCCATCAAATCAGCGAAGGCGAGGCAGAGGACGTGAGCGCGCAGCTGCCGCAGGACATCCGCCACCTCTGGCTGCCAACGATGTGAGGCGGGGCCCGCCCGACGGTGTGTCGGGTGGGCTCCATCCTTTCGCACGCGGGCGATACGTGGCGCGTGTCAGGGGGGAGCAGGTGCCTTAAGGTCTCCGGCGCACCCCGCCGGAGATTCCATGGCCCTCGATGATGACTTCAGCGCCGCCCAGACCCGGGTGAAGACGCTGCCCAAGGCTCCCTCCAACGACACGTTGCTGGACCTGTACTCGCTCTACAAGCAGGGCACCGAAGGGGACGTGCAGGGCAAGCGCCCCGGCATGCTCGATATCAAGGGCCGCGCGAAGTACGACGCCTGGGACAAGCGCAAGGGGCTGGCGAAGGACGCCGCGAAGCAGCAGTACGTGGCGCTGGTGGACCGGCTGCTGCGCGGTTAGTCGCTCCTCCCCATGCCCCGCTGGCTCAGCCTCGCGTTGTTCCTCGTGCCGGTCATCTCGCTGCTCGCGGTGGCCCACGTCTACCTGTACCGCCGCCTCGTGCGGGACGTGACCGCGCGCCGGGGACTGCGCCGCGCCGGGATCGCGCTCTTCGCCGGGGGCTTCGTGGGCTCCGTCGGGGCCCGCATGCTCGGCGCGATGTTCTCCTCCGAGGTAGCCCGGACGGTGGGCATCGTGCTGCTGCTGTGGATGGGGCTGGTGCTCTACCTGCTCATGTTCACGCTGCTGCTGGACGTGGGCGGGCGGCTCCTCGCCCGCGTGCGCAAGGCGCCGGAGCCCGCGTCACCGCAGCGCCGTGCCTTCCTCGCGACGGGCGTGGCGGCGGGCGCCGCGGTGGCTGGCGCGACGGTGAGCACCTACGGCGCCTGGCGCGCCTTCCATCCTCCGGACGTGCGGGACATCCCGGTGCGGCTGCCCTGGCTGCCCAAGGCGCTGGAGGGCTTCACGCTGGTGCAGCTCACGGACATCCACATCGGCGGGGTGTTGCAGCGCCGCTTCGTGGACGAGCTGGTGGCGCGCACCAACGCGCTCAAGCCTGACCTCATCGCGGTGACGGGGGACCTGGTGGACGGCACGGTGACGGAGCTGGGGCGCTACGTGGGAGGCTTTGGCGCGCTCAAGGCCCGGCACGGCGCGTACTTCATCACCGGCAACCACGACTACTACTCGGGCGCGGATGCGTGGGTGGCGTTCATGCAGGGCCTGGGCATCAACGTGCTGCGCAACCGCTCCGTGTCCATTGGCGACGCGGGCGCTTCCTTCGACCTGCTGGGCGTGGACGATTGGAGCGCCCGGAGGCTGGGAGAGCCCGGCTACGACCTGGACGCGGCGATGCGCGGGCTGCGGCCGGAGCGCGCGTCGGTGCTGCTGGCGCACCAGCCCTCCAACTTCGAGGAGGTCGCCCGCCGAGGCGTGGGCCTCCAGGTCTCGGGCCACACGCATGGCGGCCAGATGTTCCCCGGCAACGTGCTGGGGCACCTCATCTGGGGCGAGCAGAACGCGGGCCTGAGCCGGCTGGGCGACTCGCAGCTCTACGTCAGCCGGGGCTGTGGCTTCGTGGGCCCGCCCATGCGCGTGGGCGCGCCGCCGGAGATTGCCCGCATCATCCTGCTTCCGGGCTGAGCCGCCGGGGCCGTCCGTAGAGGAGCCCCGACGCGAGCCGCAGCGGCGCGGCCCACGGCGGCTCCTGCCGCACGAGCACGTCCTCGCCACCGACCCGGGCCACCATGCCGTCGGGCGCCACCACCGAGAAGCGCAGCGGCCGGCCCAGCGCGGCCTGGAGCGCGGCCATCGTCGTCTCGTCCTCCGACGAGAAGCCGAGCGGCCCCTCGGGGTGGCTGTGGGTCACCTCTATCAGCGTGTCCCGCAGGCTCCAGATGGCCTCCCACCGCGCCCGGGAGTCCGGCAGCGCCAGGGGGTCGTCGAACGAGTCGCCCCACAGCACCGCGTCCCCGGGCCCGATGAGCAGGCACACCTCACGCGTCGACATGAATCCCTCCCCGTTCCTGGGGTCGTGTGTCCTCAGACATGCCGGGTGATGACCAGCGAGCCCGTGTCGATGGCTTCCTTCAACACGGACGGCAGGCTCTCCAGCGTCACCCGCGCGTCCGCGCCCGCCAGGCACACGCCCGCGTCGCGCACCCGCAGCGTCGCCATCTCCACCACCGTGATGAAGCGCTCGCCCATGAAGCCGTAGACCACCTCCATCAGGCCTCCACCCAACCGGCGGTGGTCGAGCATCCGCGCGCCGGCCTTGTTCAACGCACGCTCCGCCCACTCACCGGATGCGGACTCCGCGCGCCGCTGCTGGCCGGGCGTGAGGGCCGTCCCGCTCCAGGTTTCGTGCGACCGACGCGCCTCCGCGTTCCAGCGGAGGTCCTGGAGGGTCCGCTCCCGCTCCGACAATGCGCGCTCCAACGACAGGGCCTCCATGTCCCGGTAGGCCTGCTGCCGCGCCTGCGCACGCAGGAAGTGGGCGCGCGCGTCCGCGAGCCGCCGCAGACACGCCTCCGCCTCCTCGCGCCCGCCCTGGGCGACTTCAAGCACGCGCGCGCGGGCCTCCGCTGGCGCGAAGGGGATGCCCGTCCCGCGCGACGCGACCTCCAGCAGGGCGAAGCCGAACGCCGCGCGCAGGGAGGCGCCCACGCCGCGCGTCTCCCCCAACGGACGGTCCTCCTCCAGCGCACGCCGCGCCTGCTCCTCGGCCTCGCTCTCGAACTCCACGCCCTCGAAGACGAGCGTGCCGTCATGCCAGCGGCGCGCCGTCACCGGGGACAGGCGCGGCGGCTGCTCCTCCGGCATCAACGCCAGGGGCTCCGCCACCGCGCCCTCGCGCACCAGCCGCGTGCCCCACAGGTGGCCCCGCACGCGCGGCCGGGCCTCCAGGCCCTCCGCGGAAGCCGGCTCGCGCGCGGTGGCCTGACGGCCCTTCAGCTCGAAGCTCCACCAGCCCGGTTCGACGGGCGTGGTGACGTGCAGGCGGCGTGAAGGCGCGTCCACGGTCCCGCCGCCGAAATACGGCAGCACCGCCGACTCCACCTTCCCGAGCAGCTTCCGGTAGTCCACGCCCCTGCCTCCTTCACGCCACCTTCAAGAGGGGCGTGCTCATCACCCGGTCCACCCAGCCGGACTGGCGGGCTCCCGCCATGCGCGGCGCGTCCATCAACGTCTGGAGCACGCGCGGCACCTGGTAGGGGTCCGCGAACTGCCCCACGCTCACCTCGCTGAAGGGCACGCCCAGCTGCGACGCTCCCGTGCGCACGGTGTTGCCGCGCGCCCCCGCCACGCTCACCAGCAACGCCATCGCCGCCACGGTGTAGCCGCACCCGTGGAAGGCCTTGGCGAACTGGTCGCCCGCCTCGCCCGCCTCGTCACCCACCACCATCACCACCAGCTTCGCCTCCGCCGGAATGCGCACGCCCGCGCGATGCAGCGCGTGCACCGCCGCCCCGTGCGTCGTGCCGCCCGACGCCTTCAGGTCGGCCAGCATGTGCTGCACCGCCGTGCGGTTGGCCGCCTTGGGCTTGAGCACCGTGCCCATGGTGTCGAACGCCGCGATGTGGAGCTTGTCCATCGGGAAGCCCGCGAGGATGCGCGACAGCGCCTCCTTCGACTGCTCGATGGCGCCCTCCATGGACCCCGACTTGTCGATGAGGAACATCACCCGCACGTCCTGCTCCGCGGTGGCCTGGGCCACCGCCTGTCGCGCGGCGTTGTCGCTCGCCTCCTCCAGCTTCTTGCGCAGGTCCTCGCCCCGGACGTTCTTCGCGATGTTCAGCGACCGCTGATCCGTGGCGCGCGACACCGCCCGCTCCCAGCGCGCCTTCACGCTCGGCTCCTCCAGCAGGCCCAGCTCCTCCAGCGTGGGCGTCATCAGCCGCAGGTCCCGGTCCGACAGCGACGGCAGCAGCGTCGCCAGGATGGCGGGCGTGAGCCCCACGTCCTTCGGCAGACGGCCCACGACCTCCTTGTAGGAGAGGCGCTCCAGTTCAATCCACTCGCAGATCTCCGCCTCGCTGAGCCCGTCGAAGCGCTCGCGCTTCACCAGCGTGAGCCCCTGGAGGCCCACGTCGCGGTGCCCCGCGTCCGCCTGCTTCTGCTTCCAGCCGAGCACTTCGAAGAAGCCCTGCGACATGGGCTTGTAGCCGGCCTTGCGCGCCAGCTTCTTCAGCGTCTCCTTGTAGCCGGCCTTCACCAGGCCCTGGAGCATCGGCAGGTTCGCCTCGCGCGCGGCCAGCCACTTCTGCGCCACGCGCTTCCAGCGACCCAGGGGCGGCTTGTGCGACGCGGGGTCTCCGAAGCCCGCCTCGCGGTTGAGGCGCGCGATCTCAGGCACCTCCAGCAGCTCCGCCACGCGCAGCACCGCCTTGGGCGTGAGCATGCGCGTGGAGCGGCGCACGTAGTGCAGCACCATGGCCTCGCCAATGGCGCGGTAGTCGTCGTCGTGGAAGGCCACCTGGCCCTGGCCGTCGCGCACGGGCAGGCCCGCGTGCTGCTGCACCAGCATCAGCGCGCAGGTGGCGACCTTCAGGTCGCGCCAGTCCGTCTGCGTCAGCGCGTACGACGCGAAGTGGGCCATCAGGGTGGGGTTCAGGCGGTACAGCTCCAGCAACTGGCCGTACAGCTTCACCGCCGCGGGCACGAACAGGCCCGGCGCCACCTTGGGCCAGCGCGCGCGGGCCTGGGCGGACGCGTGCGCCGCGGCCTCCCAGGTGCCGGACACGTTCAGGCCGGGGCGGTGGTGCCACAGGTGCGCGGAGCCACCGAGCACCACGTCGAGCAGTCGCTCGGCCGGTCCCCGCTGCGTCTCCGGAAGGGTCGTCTGGGTGCGCGTCGTCATGGCGGTCCCCTTTCGGGACGTCGGGACAAAGGACGGAGGCATGCCCGGGAAGGGCAGCCAGGGGTGGAAGGGAAGGGTGAGCGCCCGAGTGAGGAAGCCGGAAGGCTGAATTAACGGTTCAGTGTCGGACCGCCGACGGGCTCCCCACCCTTTCGAGCGGGGAGATGGAGTCGAACCATGGCTTGTAGGGCCTCTTCGGCCGGGCGCTCGAAAGCGATGCGCCCCTGGACGCCTCCCCGGCCGGATTCCTGACGGGGGATTTCCCCAGGCCTTTCCGTGGGTTTTCGCGCCTCCTTGCAGGGCGCCGGCCGCCGTGAACTTTTTCGTGGAGGGGGCGTCAGGAACCTGAGGGGGGCCGCGTCGAGGCATTCCAGGTGCTCCCGACTGTCCGGTGGTTCCGGTCCGCGGGCGCCCACGACTTCATGGGAGGCTGTCCGCGGATGCCAACGTGGTACCTTGCCGCGCCACATCCCCGTAACCCAACCTCCCGGGATGACGCCCGTCCCGGGACAGCCTCCAGGGCCTTCCGGTGTACGAGCAGCTCACGGATGAGGAATTGTTCGCGGAGGTGTCCCGCCGCCGCACCACGGGCGAGCCCGTGGGCAACCCCTTGGGGGCCCTCTGCGCGCGATGGGCGCGCCCGGCCCGCTACGTCATCAGCAGGATTCAAGGCAGCTACGGGCGCGGTTCGCCGGCGGACGCCGACGAGCTGTTCCAGGACGCGGTGGGGAAGTTCCTCGACCGGGGCCTGGATCAGTTCCGCGGCGTGTCCGAACAGATGCCGGGCAGGAGCGCGTCTCCCAAGACGTTCTTCCTGCGCATCGTCAAGCACGTCGCCATCGACTTCTACCGGCGACACCGGGAGGAGCTGGCGCCCGCGTCGGCCTCGCCCGACGACGTCATGGAAGAGACCCCGTCCGAGGTGGCCCGGGCGGTGGAGGGCGCACGGCGTCGCGAGGAGCGCGCCGAGGCGCAGGAGCTGTATTGGGCCGCCTACGCCAGGCTCCAGCAGGAGCACCCCAAGGAGGCTTCAGCATGGGAGCTGTATCACCACGAGGACGTGGAGGATCACGAGGAATGCGCACGGCGTTTGGACATCAGCGTGGTGAATTCGTACAAGCGCGTCAGCCGCGCCCAGGCCTACCTGCGCCTGTACCTGCTGGAGTTGCAGCGGGACGGTCAGCCGGAAGAGCCGTCGTGAACGCCCCCGGAGGGATGCCGTCCTCCGCCCCGCACGGGATGTCGCGATGAAGGGCGACGCGCTGTCCCGCTATCAGGCCCGTCACGCGCGCCTGGTCGCGGGTCCCGCTCCGGTGGGTGAGCTGTTGGAGGCGGTGGGGGACGTGCTACGGCGCTCGGACAGGCTTGGCACCGACGGGGTGGAAGAGGCCCTGAAGGCCCTGGGCCGCGCGGAGCTGGAAGCCTGGCTGCACGCGCAGAAACCGCAGGCGCTCCAACCGCTCCTGCTGCGCGCCGCCGAGGAGTCGATGGAGGCCGCGCTGGGCGAGGAGGGGGACGAAGCCGACGTGTGGCGCGCCTCCGCGCTGGAAGGACTCGCCGCCCGCGACCGGGCCGCCTCCGCCGCCCGCGCGCTGGCCACCTGGGAGATGCTGAAGGGCCCGCTGGAAGGGGACGCTGGCGCCGCCCGCGAGCGCTTCCTCGGGGCGCTGGGCCACCTGGACACCGCGCTGCGCCCCCGGGCGCGCTGGTTCATCCCCCTGAACACCGAGCGCCGCGCCGAGCGCGACCTGCTGGACCCGGTGGAGCGTCCCGGCGCCTGGTGGTTCTCCGCGCGGGCGGGCTGTGACGACCTGCTGGCGTCCTGGACGGGCAAGCCCCTGAAGGACCCCGAGCACCTGAAGGACTGCGCCGGCTGCCGCGCGGACCGGGCGGAGACCGCGGTGGTGGACACGCCCCCCCGACGGCACCTCACCGAGGACGAGCTGTGGCGCCTGGATGCGGGGCAGATGGGCCGCGAGGAGAAGGCGCGCGTGGAGGCCCACACCGCGTGGTGCGGCGAGTGCGCGCAGGCCGTGCTGGCGCTGGAGGAGGGCGACGCCGCCATCGACGAGGCTCTGGAGCTGGAGGAGGAGGGGCTGTCCGTGCCGCGCGCGGCCCGCGACTCCCGCGCGGACGCTTCCCGTCGCCCGGGGGCGGCCCGCCTGCCGGAGCTCCGTGAGGTGCTGGAGGAGCGCCGCGACTTCCGCGTGGTGCTGGTGCGCGAGCGTCAACGGGTGAGGCTGCTCGTGCAGCCCCTGGGCACGCGCGCCGTGACGGCCGCCGTCTTCCTGTCGCCGGGGCGTCCGTCGCTCAAGCCGACGCAGGGGCCGGAGGGGTTGTCCTTCGACCTGTCCACGGCGCTGGCCACGGGCGCGCACGCGGCCCACCTCACGGTGCAGGCCGGACAGGAGACGCTGGAGCGCGACTTCGCGTTCTAGCCGTCGTCGGGAGGCACGGGCCGGGGGAGGATTCCCACCGGCCCTTCGCGTTCCCGGGCCTGCTACTGGCGCCGGGAGGGCGGGATGTAGCCCTTGCTGTCGTCATAGGCCTGCGGGGAGCGCACCGGCGGCTTGACGTCGATGTTGAGCGGTTGATCCGAGCGCCCCCGGAAGCCGACGGACAGGAAGGCCGCCACCAGCTGTGTCAGGGGTGGCCGGGTGGCGAGCGCCACGCCGCACACGTCGACCCGGTCCTCCACGCGCCCTCCGTGACCCTGGACGTAGGCGTTGCAGCCCTTCTCCGTGGACAGGGCGGGATCACGGCGCAGGGTGCGCTGGCTGGGCCCCCAGCGCATGACGAGCGCGTCCGCGCTGAGCCGCACGTAGACCGGCGAGCCCCCCCAGGAGCCCTCGATGAGGGTCGCGGCGCCGCCGGCGCGCACCTTCACCTCCAGCTCGCGCACCTCATAGGTGCCGTTCACCTCGATGCCGTGCTCGAAGAGCTCGTCGCCGAAGGAGCCCTTCCACGTCGAGCCCTTGCCACGCACGAGCGGCGTGTTCGTCTCCACACGCTCGCTGTCGAACCAGAAGTGGCCCACCCGGCCCAGGGGCATGTTCTTGCGGCCCCAGATGGGCGGGCCCTCGTCGTCCAGGCCCTGCGGTCCGGGGGGCAGCGCCTGCGGGGCGCTCAGCAGGTCCGTCGTCTTCACCGACGCGTCCACCGCCTCGAAGCGCACGCCGTCCAACCACGCCTGGCCGGTGCCGCTCATGATGAGGCCCGCCATGATGGTGGTGGCC
This genomic interval carries:
- the nfi gene encoding deoxyribonuclease V (cleaves DNA at apurinic or apyrimidinic sites): MESPPAQHPWNVTPTEAVALQKRLREQLILQPPPGLMVTRLAGADISTEKGNDTGYGGMVVLDAETLLPLARAVAAVPLSFPYVPGLLSFRELPVLAAVWERLTVRPDVLVFDGQGTAHPRRLGIACHGGLLFDVPSIGCAKSLLVGTPGRLAERRGATSPITHKGEVVGMAVRTRQGVSPVFVSPGHRMDLETAVEWVLKASPRYREPETTRHAHRLVNAFRRAGGEAAELGEGSPG
- a CDS encoding acyl-CoA-binding protein gives rise to the protein MALDDDFSAAQTRVKTLPKAPSNDTLLDLYSLYKQGTEGDVQGKRPGMLDIKGRAKYDAWDKRKGLAKDAAKQQYVALVDRLLRG
- a CDS encoding DUF2905 domain-containing protein, encoding MKPLGLTLVVAGLGLVVVGLLVWAGAFSWFGRLPGDIRVESGHTRFFAPLTSMLLVSVLLSLGAWVLRRFF
- a CDS encoding GMC family oxidoreductase N-terminal domain-containing protein, with translation MRRLSSPLSELASHYPVVVVGSGYGGGISASRLARAGQQVCVLERGRELHPGEMPRTPKQALDEFQLHCAPGQGDLDVGSPTGLIEVHRNGDVSVINGCGLGGTSLINANVTMRPDPRVFEDPRWPEALRADVHGLLEDGFAHAELMLRPLPYPEDHPPLQKLKTLGISAQKLGGRLMRPPLAVTFEAGVNAAGVRQPGCSLCGDCSTGCNTGAKNTVLMNYLPDAHAHGARIFTEVSVRAVVPDGAKWRVYYRPHHTGRERFDAPDAWLTADRVILAAGTMGTAEILLRSREQGLSVSSKLGHRFSSNGDVLAFGYNLDMPVHGVGHGEQDHETRDPVGPCITGAIDQRDTARLDEGMIIEEGAIPGALASLMPAALAGASAMVGEDTDEGILDWVQERIRQADSLVRGPEHGAVEHTQTLMVMSHDEAKGELRLEHDRVRLHWPDAGRDPQLVRVEERLRRATAALGGTYVRYPLWTEAFGKEVLCTHPLGGCVMAERAEDGVVDHEGRVFSGASGRAVHEGLYVSDGSVVPRSLGINPLLTISAVAERACALMARRHGWTIDYAPLPEADTRQAPGPVGVRFTETMHGFISGAVAAPFLEAGDPKRDDATPLRFILTVTAEDLEATLRDEHHPLKLMGTVTAPVLSPRPLVVTKGELRLMTREHARPGGQRMEYLMNLLSEAGERYYLEGYKDLYDDPGPDLWKDTTTLLVSLHRGDGASAPCIHRGFLRLSAAEFTRQLTTLRVLNAHDGMQRAEALGRFGSFFFGALWETYGLRVAA
- a CDS encoding HesA/MoeB/ThiF family protein, with product MRIVFCGVGAIGSTAAVLCRNLDATLVFIDFDRVESKNLLSQAYVKPSVGKNKAEALKLQLHNLHGVKAESFGVRLTRDNVEALCKGADLLVDAFDNQDSRQLLSDHARKAGTPLVHGAVSADGTFGLVRWDERFVPDAEDTQGQATCEGGEHLPFLGLLAATLARAVQDFRKHGVKRDAFVSLSAVTPVAAE
- a CDS encoding metallophosphoesterase, whose amino-acid sequence is MPRWLSLALFLVPVISLLAVAHVYLYRRLVRDVTARRGLRRAGIALFAGGFVGSVGARMLGAMFSSEVARTVGIVLLLWMGLVLYLLMFTLLLDVGGRLLARVRKAPEPASPQRRAFLATGVAAGAAVAGATVSTYGAWRAFHPPDVRDIPVRLPWLPKALEGFTLVQLTDIHIGGVLQRRFVDELVARTNALKPDLIAVTGDLVDGTVTELGRYVGGFGALKARHGAYFITGNHDYYSGADAWVAFMQGLGINVLRNRSVSIGDAGASFDLLGVDDWSARRLGEPGYDLDAAMRGLRPERASVLLAHQPSNFEEVARRGVGLQVSGHTHGGQMFPGNVLGHLIWGEQNAGLSRLGDSQLYVSRGCGFVGPPMRVGAPPEIARIILLPG
- a CDS encoding DUF2267 domain-containing protein, which translates into the protein MAEDRDPQRRSGAPQGEERAEEQREPSIEERRARRSAMRASQTYARFIDHLCERGGMSPAVAQQAAVSVLCGLEQRLYAEEAHDLEAQLPRKLTELLHRCERHDAESRPEKFGRDELLKQVGEDLALHPDAVEPVVRAVMDSVRHQISEGEAEDVSAQLPQDIRHLWLPTM